A stretch of Henckelia pumila isolate YLH828 chromosome 4, ASM3356847v2, whole genome shotgun sequence DNA encodes these proteins:
- the LOC140860583 gene encoding secreted RxLR effector protein 161-like, whose amino-acid sequence MCPKNDEEIEMMTHVPYASVIGSVMHGMISTRPDVAFALSVSSRYQGNPGPMHWKAVKDILKYLRKTKDMFIVYGGGELKLEGYSDSSFQSDVNDSKSTSGFIFMLNGGAVSWKSSKQDTVADSTTEAEYIAASDVAKEAVWMRNFIQELDVVPCAVDPVPIYCDNTGAVAQAKEPRSHHRSKHILRKFHIIREIVGRGDIIVERVASTDNERTTVAWLGVAMTYMRVSGCSRRFTAYL is encoded by the exons ATGTGCCCTAAAAATGACGAGGAGATAGAGATGATGACACACGTACCGTACGCATCAGTCATTGGTAGTGTCATGCATGGTATGATTTCAACAAGGCCTGATGttgcatttgctctgagtgtctcGAGTAGATATCAGGGAAACCCCGGTCccatgcattggaaagctgtgaaagataTTCTGAAATACCTGCGAAAAACTAAGGATATGTTCATAGTATACGGGGGTGGAgaattaaaattggaaggctattccgactctagcttccaatcgGATGTGAATGattcgaaatcaacctctggatttataTTCATGCTAAATGGTGgcgctgtctcttggaagagttccaaacaAGACACCGtggcggattccaccactgaggcagaatatatagCAGCATCGGATGtagctaaagaggccgtttggatgaggaatttcatccaagagttggatGTTGTTCCTTGTGCTGTTGATCCAGTCCCGatatactgcgacaacactggtgccgttgcgcAAGCAAAGGAACCGAGATCTCATCACAGATCCAAACATATACTGAGGAAGTTCCACATCATACGAGAGATTGTgggaagaggagacatcattgttgAGAGAGTAGCCTCTACAGATAAC GAGAGAACCACAGTGGCATGGTTGGGTGTAGCTATGACATACATGAGAGTCAGTGGTTGTAGTCGGAGATTCACCGCATATTTATGA
- the LOC140860584 gene encoding uncharacterized mitochondrial protein AtMg00820-like has translation MRYGLLLVGDQVGPEFGCDPRTFKEAISDVDASKWLEAMQSKFDSMHSNQVWTLVDPPNGIVPIGCKWIYKRKLGVDGKVLTFKARLVAKGYTHRPGIDYEETFSPLAMFKSIRILLAIEAWNAAIN, from the exons atgaggtatggtctgcttcttgtaGGTGATCAGGTTGGACCAGAatttggatgtgatccaagaacttTCAAGGAAGCTATTTCTGATGTCGATGCATCcaaatggcttgaagctatgcaatcaaaGTTTGACTCGATGCATTCCAACCAAGTTTGGACCTTGGTAGATCCTCCTAATGGAATCGTTCCCATAggttgtaaatggatttacaaaaggAAACTTGGGGTAGATGGGAAGGTATTGACCTTCAAAGCTCGactggtggcaaaaggttatactcataGGCCAGGAATTGACTAtgaagaaactttttcaccattagctatgttcaagtccattagGATACTGCTAGCCATAgaagcatg gaatgctgcaatcaactaa